The following proteins come from a genomic window of Sphingosinicella flava:
- the crcB gene encoding fluoride efflux transporter CrcB — MFNLFLVMTGGAIGAGFRYHIGTVALHNLGPAFPWGTWIVNLLGGLLMGVLAGVLLKEGATGEPLRLFLGTGVLGGFTTFSAFSLESATMFQRGDYALAGAYAVSSVAGSVMMLFLGLWLMRGAA, encoded by the coding sequence ATGTTCAATCTTTTCCTCGTCATGACCGGCGGCGCGATCGGCGCGGGTTTCCGCTATCATATCGGCACGGTCGCGCTTCATAATCTCGGCCCCGCCTTTCCGTGGGGGACGTGGATCGTGAACCTGCTCGGCGGCTTGCTGATGGGCGTGCTCGCGGGCGTCTTGCTGAAGGAAGGGGCGACCGGCGAGCCGTTGCGCCTGTTCCTCGGCACCGGCGTGCTGGGCGGCTTCACGACCTTTTCCGCCTTCAGCCTGGAAAGCGCGACCATGTTCCAGCGCGGCGATTATGCGCTGGCCGGGGCTTATGCAGTGTCGTCGGTCGCGGGATCGGTCATGATGCTGTTCCTCGGCCTCTGGCTGATGCGGGGGGCGGCATGA
- a CDS encoding histidine triad nucleotide-binding protein, translating into MPIDATRPYDDSNIFARILRGELPCKKVFEDDHVLAFHDINPAAPTHILVIPKGAYVSWDDFSGRAPDAEIAAFVRAVGRIAREEGLVAPGYRLLANTGGNAGQEVPHLHVHIFGGGPLGPMLSR; encoded by the coding sequence ATGCCGATCGACGCCACACGCCCCTATGACGACAGCAATATCTTCGCGCGCATCCTGCGCGGCGAGCTGCCGTGTAAAAAGGTGTTCGAGGACGATCATGTCCTCGCCTTTCACGACATCAACCCCGCCGCGCCGACCCATATCCTCGTCATCCCCAAGGGCGCTTATGTGTCATGGGACGATTTTTCGGGGCGCGCGCCGGACGCGGAGATCGCCGCTTTCGTGAGGGCCGTGGGACGGATCGCGCGGGAGGAAGGGCTGGTCGCGCCCGGATACCGCCTGCTCGCCAATACCGGCGGAAATGCGGGCCAGGAAGTGCCGCACCTCCACGTCCATATCTTCGGCGGCGGGCCGCTGGGGCCGATGCTCAGCCGCTAA
- the fumC gene encoding class II fumarate hydratase, translating to MQSEATRTETDSFGPIEVPADAYWGAQTQRSIANFPFGARERMPVEIVHALAIVKRAAARVNRGHGLDPQKAEAIDTAAAEVAAGKHDDQFPLVIWQTGSGTQSNMNVNEVIAGRANEILTGARGGKSPVHPNDDVNRSQSSNDSFPTALHIAAARAATARMMPALDGLRAALQAKAEAWDDIVKIGRTHLQDATPLTLGQEFSGYANQLYRCARRIEPAVMHGMCQLAQGGTAVGTGLNAPEGFGAAVAQEIAELTGLPFFTAENKFEALASNDPIVHLSGTLNTLAVALTKVANDIRLMGSGPRSGFGELDLPENEPGSSIMPGKVNPTQCEMLTMVAGQVIGNHMAITVGGLQGHLELNVFKPLIGANVLRSIDLLATGMDSFRRRCIEGLEPDRERIAELVDRSLMLVTALAPEIGYDNAARIAKYAHENGLTLKEAGLALGLVDEATFDRVVRPERMIGR from the coding sequence ATGCAGAGCGAAGCCACCCGTACCGAGACCGACAGCTTCGGCCCGATCGAGGTTCCCGCCGACGCTTATTGGGGCGCCCAGACGCAGCGCTCCATCGCGAACTTCCCCTTCGGCGCCCGCGAGCGGATGCCGGTCGAGATCGTCCACGCCCTCGCCATCGTGAAGAGGGCGGCGGCGCGGGTGAATCGCGGCCACGGCCTCGATCCTCAGAAGGCGGAGGCGATCGATACGGCGGCGGCCGAAGTCGCCGCGGGGAAGCATGACGATCAATTCCCGCTCGTCATCTGGCAGACGGGCTCGGGCACCCAGTCCAACATGAACGTCAACGAGGTGATCGCCGGCCGCGCCAACGAAATCCTGACCGGCGCGCGCGGCGGCAAGAGCCCCGTCCATCCCAATGACGACGTGAACCGGAGCCAATCGTCCAACGACAGCTTTCCGACCGCCCTCCACATCGCCGCCGCCCGTGCCGCCACCGCGCGCATGATGCCCGCGCTCGACGGCCTTCGCGCCGCGCTCCAGGCGAAGGCGGAGGCGTGGGACGATATCGTCAAGATCGGCCGCACCCATTTGCAGGACGCGACGCCCTTGACGCTCGGCCAGGAATTTTCGGGCTATGCGAACCAGCTCTACCGCTGCGCCCGCCGGATCGAACCGGCGGTGATGCACGGCATGTGCCAGCTGGCGCAGGGGGGAACGGCGGTCGGCACCGGCCTCAACGCGCCCGAAGGCTTCGGCGCGGCCGTCGCGCAGGAAATCGCGGAGCTGACCGGCCTCCCCTTCTTCACCGCCGAGAACAAGTTCGAAGCGCTGGCGTCGAACGATCCCATCGTCCACCTGTCCGGTACGCTCAACACCTTAGCCGTCGCGCTCACCAAGGTCGCGAACGACATCCGCCTCATGGGTTCGGGCCCGCGCTCCGGCTTCGGCGAGCTCGACTTGCCCGAAAACGAGCCGGGCAGCTCGATCATGCCGGGCAAGGTCAATCCGACCCAATGCGAGATGCTCACCATGGTCGCGGGCCAGGTGATCGGCAATCACATGGCGATCACGGTCGGCGGTCTGCAGGGCCATCTGGAGCTGAACGTCTTCAAGCCATTGATCGGCGCCAACGTGCTCCGCTCCATCGACCTCCTCGCGACCGGCATGGACAGCTTCCGCCGCCGCTGCATCGAGGGCCTCGAGCCGGATCGGGAACGGATCGCCGAATTGGTCGACCGCTCCCTCATGCTGGTCACCGCCCTCGCGCCCGAAATCGGCTACGACAATGCCGCAAGGATCGCCAAATATGCCCATGAAAACGGCCTGACGCTGAAGGAAGCCGGCTTGGCCCTCGGCCTCGTCGACGAAGCGACCTTCGACCGCGTCGTGCGGCCAGAAAGGATGATCGGGCGCTAA
- a CDS encoding ribose-phosphate pyrophosphokinase encodes MGEPLADWREVRAHLIGAARAETALTYAELLERLGYGFSRPKMRQLCAVLGTVDEDAESRGEPELAVLVVRQSDGLPGQGWWVAGGGRSRGYNGPWEGPEAARFIASVQAKTFAYWRAR; translated from the coding sequence GTGGGTGAGCCGCTCGCAGACTGGCGGGAGGTGCGGGCCCACTTGATCGGCGCGGCGCGGGCGGAAACGGCGCTCACTTATGCCGAATTGCTGGAACGGCTGGGTTATGGCTTTTCCCGGCCGAAGATGCGGCAGCTGTGCGCGGTGCTCGGCACGGTCGACGAGGATGCGGAGAGCCGTGGCGAGCCGGAACTGGCGGTGCTGGTCGTCCGGCAGAGCGACGGGCTGCCGGGCCAGGGCTGGTGGGTCGCCGGCGGGGGACGAAGCCGGGGCTATAACGGGCCGTGGGAAGGCCCGGAGGCGGCGCGGTTCATCGCCAGCGTGCAGGCCAAAACCTTCGCTTATTGGCGGGCGCGTTAA
- the rarD gene encoding EamA family transporter RarD, with product MTSHQNIARSGLWLGVAAYTIWGFLPAYFKLLAHVDPAELVAHRILWSLLFLAALLSAWKRWPKLAAALRTPKVVAILALTALLIGVNWLIYIWAVVNGHVLAGSLGYYLNPLVNILLGVAVLKERLTRPQMAAVALAGAGVAILAAGAGEGLWISLTLAFSFASYGLLRKIAPVEAVEGLSIETLILTPIALAWVMILQTRGTSGLGMDMTTTILLILSGAVTAIPLLLFTAAAKRLPYSTLGFLQYIAPSLQFLLAVFAYGERLTAAHMICFGLIWTALAIFAADGIRLGRRAKARAEAAAGL from the coding sequence ATGACCAGCCACCAGAACATTGCGCGATCCGGCCTCTGGCTCGGCGTCGCGGCCTACACGATCTGGGGCTTCCTCCCGGCTTATTTCAAGCTGCTCGCGCATGTCGATCCGGCCGAGCTCGTCGCCCACCGCATCCTCTGGTCGCTCCTCTTCCTCGCCGCCTTGCTCAGCGCCTGGAAACGCTGGCCGAAGCTCGCGGCGGCACTGCGGACGCCCAAAGTGGTCGCCATTCTGGCCCTCACCGCCCTCCTCATCGGGGTGAACTGGCTCATCTATATCTGGGCGGTGGTGAACGGCCATGTCCTCGCGGGCAGCCTCGGCTATTATCTCAATCCGCTCGTCAACATCCTTCTCGGCGTCGCGGTGCTGAAGGAGCGCCTCACCCGCCCGCAGATGGCGGCCGTGGCGCTGGCCGGAGCGGGCGTCGCGATCCTCGCGGCGGGCGCGGGCGAGGGCCTGTGGATCAGCCTCACCCTCGCCTTCAGCTTCGCGAGCTATGGCCTCCTGCGCAAGATCGCGCCGGTCGAGGCGGTCGAGGGCCTATCCATCGAGACCCTGATCCTGACGCCCATCGCCCTTGCCTGGGTCATGATCCTCCAGACGCGCGGAACGAGCGGCCTCGGCATGGATATGACGACCACCATCCTCCTCATCCTGTCGGGCGCGGTGACGGCGATCCCGCTCCTCCTCTTCACCGCCGCCGCGAAAAGGCTGCCTTATTCGACGCTCGGCTTCCTCCAATATATCGCGCCCTCCCTCCAGTTCCTGCTCGCCGTGTTCGCTTATGGCGAGCGCCTGACCGCGGCGCATATGATCTGCTTCGGCCTCATCTGGACCGCGCTCGCCATCTTCGCCGCCGACGGCATTCGGCTTGGCCGCCGCGCCAAGGCGCGCGCGGAGGCCGCCGCAGGACTATAA
- a CDS encoding DksA/TraR family C4-type zinc finger protein, with amino-acid sequence MAGGWTRDGAVQDQIDDTVLDAVNGARARLPSGEGATHCEDCGEEIPERRRRALPGARTCVPCQAERDAHRVIGGINRRSSKDSQLR; translated from the coding sequence ATGGCCGGCGGATGGACGCGCGACGGCGCGGTGCAGGATCAGATCGACGATACCGTCCTCGACGCGGTCAACGGCGCCCGCGCCCGGCTGCCGTCGGGCGAAGGCGCGACGCATTGCGAGGATTGCGGCGAGGAAATCCCCGAACGCCGCCGCCGCGCCCTCCCCGGCGCCCGCACCTGCGTTCCCTGCCAGGCCGAACGCGACGCCCACAGGGTGATCGGCGGCATCAATCGCCGGAGCAGCAAGGACAGCCAGTTGCGCTGA
- the gmk gene encoding guanylate kinase: MPLPFPLKRRGLLFVLSSPSGAGKSTIARLLLGSDDGIALSVSATTRPMRPGEEHGKDYFFVTDAEFDRMVEAGEFLEWAHVFGRRYGTLRSEVMRTIEGGQDVLLDIDWQGTQQLKQVDPDIVRVFILPPSMDELERRLRSRGTDSEDVIQSRMTRAAAEISHWAEYDYVLINNDVEKCRELVHNILKAERLKATRRIGLHDFVRGLIG; this comes from the coding sequence ATGCCTCTTCCGTTTCCGCTCAAGCGCCGGGGATTGCTGTTTGTCCTGTCCAGCCCCAGCGGCGCGGGCAAGTCCACCATCGCGCGGCTGCTGCTCGGCTCCGACGACGGCATCGCCCTTTCCGTCTCGGCCACCACGCGTCCCATGCGGCCGGGCGAGGAACATGGGAAGGATTATTTCTTCGTCACCGACGCCGAATTCGACCGCATGGTCGAAGCGGGCGAGTTCCTGGAATGGGCGCATGTGTTCGGGCGACGCTACGGCACGCTCCGTTCGGAGGTGATGCGCACCATCGAGGGTGGCCAGGATGTCCTGCTCGACATCGACTGGCAGGGCACGCAGCAATTGAAGCAGGTCGATCCCGACATCGTCCGCGTCTTCATCCTGCCGCCGTCGATGGACGAGCTGGAACGGCGCCTGCGCTCGCGCGGCACGGACAGCGAGGATGTGATCCAAAGCCGGATGACCCGCGCCGCGGCCGAGATCAGTCACTGGGCCGAATATGATTATGTGCTGATCAACAACGATGTCGAAAAATGCCGCGAGCTCGTCCACAACATCCTGAAGGCCGAGCGGCTGAAGGCGACGCGGCGCATCGGCCTCCACGATTTCGTCCGCGGTCTGATCGGCTGA
- a CDS encoding spinster family MFS transporter — MMQAGSGTARTVGGNRVLAILLLAYIFNFVDRQILSILQIPIKAELGLSDGQIGLMGGLAFALLYSGLGIPVAWLADRKDRVTIISVSLGVWSAFTALCGTAQNFWQLFLCRMGVGVGEAGGVAPAYALISDYFPPEKRARALAIFSLGIPIGSALGVFFGGWLASNIDWRSAFMIVGLAGIALVPLVLLGIRDPGRGRFDSGGKAGGEAPPFATVARTVARKPSFWLLSFGAACGSIVGYGLAFWLPPFLTRSFGLALVDISWFYGSVALVGGMAGVWLGGWFGDKLGSIKPSGYPLIPAICFLLAAPVYAAGIFAPSLPVAWVMFAIGTALGLAWLGPVVAAVQHIVPPAMRATASASFLLINNLLGIGFGIYVLGFMSDRMTATHGDEALKYSMFYGLGFYLLSATLYALAARRIGRDWHRVEAA, encoded by the coding sequence ATGATGCAGGCGGGGAGCGGAACGGCACGGACAGTGGGCGGCAACCGGGTGCTCGCCATCCTGCTCCTCGCCTACATCTTCAACTTCGTCGACCGGCAAATCCTCAGCATCCTGCAAATCCCGATCAAGGCCGAGCTTGGCCTTTCCGACGGCCAGATCGGCCTGATGGGCGGCCTCGCCTTCGCCCTTCTCTATTCCGGGCTCGGCATTCCCGTCGCCTGGCTCGCCGACCGCAAGGACCGGGTGACGATCATCTCGGTCAGCCTCGGCGTGTGGAGCGCCTTCACCGCGCTTTGCGGCACGGCGCAGAATTTCTGGCAGCTCTTCCTCTGCCGCATGGGCGTCGGCGTCGGCGAGGCGGGGGGCGTCGCGCCCGCTTACGCGCTCATTTCGGATTATTTCCCGCCTGAAAAGCGGGCGCGCGCGCTCGCCATCTTCTCATTGGGCATCCCGATCGGATCGGCGCTCGGCGTCTTCTTCGGCGGCTGGCTGGCGAGCAACATCGACTGGCGCTCGGCCTTCATGATCGTCGGCTTGGCGGGCATCGCGCTCGTGCCGCTCGTCCTTTTGGGCATTCGCGATCCCGGCCGGGGCCGTTTCGACAGCGGCGGCAAGGCCGGTGGCGAAGCGCCGCCCTTCGCCACCGTCGCGCGCACCGTGGCGCGGAAGCCGAGCTTCTGGCTCCTGTCCTTCGGCGCGGCCTGCGGCTCCATCGTCGGCTACGGCCTCGCCTTCTGGCTGCCGCCCTTTCTCACCCGCAGCTTCGGCCTCGCGCTCGTCGATATTTCCTGGTTCTACGGCTCGGTCGCGCTTGTCGGCGGCATGGCGGGCGTTTGGCTCGGCGGCTGGTTCGGCGACAAATTGGGCAGCATCAAGCCGTCCGGCTATCCGCTCATTCCCGCCATCTGCTTCCTCCTCGCCGCGCCGGTTTATGCGGCGGGCATCTTCGCCCCGTCACTGCCCGTCGCCTGGGTCATGTTCGCCATCGGAACGGCGCTCGGCCTTGCCTGGCTCGGTCCGGTGGTCGCGGCGGTCCAGCATATCGTGCCGCCCGCCATGCGCGCGACGGCATCGGCCTCCTTCCTGCTCATCAACAACCTGCTCGGCATCGGCTTCGGCATCTACGTCCTCGGCTTCATGTCCGACAGGATGACCGCAACCCATGGCGACGAAGCGCTCAAATATTCGATGTTCTACGGTCTCGGCTTCTACCTGTTGAGCGCCACACTCTACGCCCTCGCCGCCCGGCGGATTGGCCGCGATTGGCACCGGGTCGAGGCGGCATGA
- a CDS encoding SspB family protein — MSDETPDSLIPYDEIVQDALRAVVGRVLGEVQKTGDLPGGHHFYITFKTRAAGVDIPQHLIERFPDEMTIVIQNRFWDLKVKKDLFEIGLSFNQVPAKLVIPFSAITSFVDPAVDFALQFHAEVDEDGPSPHDEAENDHPVAEPVEDGSNVVSVDFSRKK; from the coding sequence ATGAGTGACGAAACGCCCGACAGCCTGATTCCCTATGACGAGATCGTGCAGGACGCGCTGCGCGCCGTCGTCGGCCGCGTCCTCGGCGAAGTGCAGAAGACCGGCGACCTGCCGGGCGGCCACCATTTCTACATCACCTTCAAGACGCGCGCCGCCGGGGTCGACATCCCCCAGCACCTGATCGAGCGCTTTCCCGACGAAATGACGATCGTCATCCAGAACCGGTTCTGGGATTTGAAGGTGAAGAAGGATCTGTTCGAAATCGGCCTCAGCTTCAACCAGGTGCCCGCGAAGCTCGTCATCCCCTTTTCCGCCATCACCTCCTTCGTCGATCCCGCCGTCGATTTCGCGCTGCAATTCCATGCCGAAGTCGACGAGGACGGCCCCTCGCCCCATGACGAGGCGGAAAACGACCATCCCGTCGCCGAACCGGTCGAGGACGGATCGAACGTCGTTTCCGTGGATTTCAGCCGGAAGAAGTAA
- a CDS encoding BaiN/RdsA family NAD(P)/FAD-dependent oxidoreductase, which yields MAEALQNYDAIVLGAGGAGLMCAAVAGQRGRRVLVVDHSDEPGRKILISGGGRCNFTNIHAAPDRYISANPHFMKSALGRYTPDDFIALVDAYGIAWHEKTLGQLFCDGSARQIVALLMDECAKGGVAFAFGDAIAAVDHADGRFRVTHGGRVSEAPALVVATGGPSIPKIGATGFAYDLARRFGLKIVEPRPALVPLTLGGDEVLFRSLSGVATEVVAQAGKGRFREAALFTHKGLSGPAILQASSYWRHGEPVGIDFLPDAPTGWALAAKRERPRATLRSLLSAMLPDRLAETLAERVNLPGDLANLPDKGLADVERRLGDWRFHPSGTEGFAKAEVTIGGISTDGLSSRTMEARAVPGLYAIGEAVDVTGWLGGYNFQWAWASGWAAGQAL from the coding sequence ATGGCCGAAGCGCTCCAAAATTATGACGCGATCGTGCTCGGCGCCGGGGGCGCGGGGCTGATGTGCGCCGCCGTCGCGGGGCAGCGGGGGCGCCGGGTGCTGGTCGTCGATCATTCGGACGAGCCGGGGCGCAAGATCCTTATTTCGGGCGGGGGACGGTGCAATTTCACCAATATCCACGCTGCGCCCGACCGTTACATTTCCGCCAACCCGCATTTCATGAAATCGGCGCTGGGCCGCTACACGCCGGACGATTTCATCGCGCTGGTCGACGCATATGGCATCGCCTGGCACGAAAAGACTTTGGGCCAGCTTTTCTGCGACGGATCGGCGCGGCAGATCGTCGCCCTGTTGATGGACGAATGCGCGAAGGGCGGGGTCGCGTTCGCGTTCGGAGACGCGATTGCGGCGGTCGACCATGCGGATGGGCGTTTCCGCGTGACGCATGGCGGAAGGGTCAGCGAAGCGCCCGCGCTCGTCGTCGCGACCGGCGGGCCATCCATTCCGAAGATCGGCGCGACGGGTTTCGCCTATGATCTCGCGCGGCGCTTCGGCCTCAAGATCGTCGAGCCGCGGCCCGCGCTCGTGCCGTTGACATTGGGCGGCGATGAAGTGCTGTTCCGGTCGCTGTCCGGAGTCGCGACCGAGGTGGTGGCGCAGGCGGGCAAGGGGCGCTTTCGGGAGGCGGCCCTGTTCACGCACAAGGGCCTGTCGGGCCCGGCCATTCTCCAGGCGTCATCTTATTGGCGGCATGGCGAGCCGGTCGGCATCGACTTCCTGCCCGATGCGCCGACCGGATGGGCGCTCGCCGCCAAGCGGGAGCGGCCGCGCGCGACGTTGCGGTCGCTCCTGTCCGCCATGCTGCCCGACCGTTTGGCGGAGACGTTGGCCGAACGGGTGAACCTGCCCGGCGACCTCGCCAATCTTCCGGACAAAGGGCTGGCCGATGTCGAGCGGCGGCTCGGCGATTGGCGCTTTCATCCGAGCGGGACGGAGGGCTTCGCCAAGGCGGAGGTGACGATCGGCGGCATTTCGACCGACGGCCTGTCGTCACGGACGATGGAGGCGCGCGCGGTGCCCGGGCTTTACGCCATTGGGGAGGCGGTGGACGTGACCGGATGGCTCGGCGGCTATAATTTCCAATGGGCGTGGGCGAGCGGCTGGGCGGCCGGGCAGGCTTTATAG
- a CDS encoding FMN-binding negative transcriptional regulator, translated as MVAHAPVVVTRDGHLRFHLARANPVAKQMEGRVALASFAGADAYISPDWYGSDDQVPTWNYVTAQARGLVTRLSQDDLAAQLDDLSAEHEARLLPKRPWTRAKMSPGLFDGMLKAIAGFEMTVESLIATRKLGQNKGASDLDGAIAALRESGRADMADLMDGTR; from the coding sequence CTGGTCGCCCACGCGCCGGTCGTCGTGACGCGGGACGGGCATTTGCGCTTTCACCTCGCCCGCGCCAATCCGGTCGCGAAGCAGATGGAGGGGCGGGTGGCGCTCGCCAGCTTCGCCGGTGCGGACGCCTATATCAGCCCCGATTGGTATGGCAGCGACGACCAGGTGCCGACCTGGAATTATGTGACCGCCCAGGCGCGGGGGCTGGTGACGCGGCTGTCGCAGGACGATCTTGCGGCGCAGCTGGACGATCTGTCGGCCGAGCATGAGGCGCGCCTGCTGCCCAAGCGGCCCTGGACTCGCGCCAAGATGTCGCCCGGCCTGTTCGACGGCATGCTGAAGGCGATCGCCGGGTTCGAGATGACGGTCGAAAGCCTGATCGCCACGCGCAAGCTGGGGCAGAACAAGGGCGCGAGCGATCTCGACGGTGCGATTGCCGCCTTGCGCGAGAGCGGCCGTGCGGACATGGCGGACCTGATGGACGGAACGCGTTGA
- a CDS encoding ATP12 family chaperone protein, which yields MKRFYQAVAVRAGPEGHEILLDGRPVRTPAREPLLLPTAALAEAVAAEWEGQGDRVDPRTMPLTGLANAAIDRVAKERMAFADGLARYGESDLLCYRADGPDSLAARQEGAWAPLLDWARRRFDVDFTLVCGVMHSAQPAGTVERLGAAVGSRSAFELAGLSPLVTISGSLVIALALAEGAVDLDTAWTAASLDEAWQAEQWGADAEAQAALEARRRDFEAAHRFLSLL from the coding sequence GTGAAGCGTTTCTACCAGGCGGTCGCGGTCCGCGCGGGGCCGGAAGGGCACGAGATTCTGCTCGACGGGCGGCCGGTGCGGACGCCCGCGCGCGAGCCCTTGCTGCTGCCGACCGCGGCGCTGGCCGAAGCGGTCGCGGCGGAATGGGAAGGACAAGGCGACCGGGTCGATCCGCGCACGATGCCGCTGACCGGCCTTGCCAATGCGGCCATCGACCGGGTGGCGAAGGAGCGGATGGCGTTTGCCGATGGGCTTGCCCGTTATGGCGAGAGCGACCTTCTTTGCTACCGCGCGGACGGGCCGGATAGCCTGGCGGCGCGGCAGGAGGGGGCCTGGGCGCCCCTGCTCGATTGGGCGCGACGGCGCTTCGACGTGGATTTCACGCTCGTCTGCGGCGTCATGCACAGCGCCCAGCCCGCAGGCACGGTCGAGCGGCTCGGCGCAGCGGTTGGCAGCCGGAGCGCGTTCGAGCTTGCGGGCCTGTCGCCGCTCGTCACGATCAGCGGGTCGCTGGTCATCGCGCTTGCCCTCGCCGAGGGCGCGGTCGATCTCGACACGGCTTGGACCGCCGCGAGCCTCGACGAAGCCTGGCAGGCCGAGCAATGGGGCGCGGATGCCGAGGCGCAAGCGGCGCTGGAGGCGCGGCGGCGGGATTTCGAGGCGGCGCACCGGTTTTTGAGCTTGCTTTGA
- a CDS encoding RluA family pseudouridine synthase, which yields MSESDQVRQFTVSADDDGIRLDRWFKRNLADASFNIVSRWSRTGQLRVDGKRAAPGDRIEAGQIIRVPPAEAPAPETRPKRVQQRRLSEDEIAYVRDMAIHRDPQAIVINKPPGLATQGGTKTNVHLDGLLHGLVEEDEARPKLVHRLDKDTSGVLLVARTARAAAFFSKAFSGRTARKIYWALVVGVPEIRDGFIDLPIAKQPGTGGEKMHVDEEEGLPSRTRYRVIERAGNRAAWVELQPLTGRTHQLRVHMAAIGHPIVGDGKYGGQDAFLTGAISRKLHLHARRLRIDHPDGGKIDVTASLPDHFDESLQALGFDIADGDLPLDEVPFGQTAEGREKKARAEAKARRKSRKGERRSRGRG from the coding sequence ATGAGCGAGAGCGATCAGGTGCGTCAATTCACGGTTTCGGCCGACGATGACGGCATCCGCCTCGACCGCTGGTTCAAGCGCAACTTGGCCGATGCCAGCTTCAACATCGTGTCGCGCTGGTCGCGGACCGGGCAGCTGCGGGTCGACGGCAAGCGCGCTGCGCCGGGCGACCGGATCGAGGCGGGACAGATCATCCGCGTGCCCCCGGCTGAGGCACCCGCGCCCGAGACCCGGCCGAAGCGGGTGCAGCAGCGGAGACTGAGCGAAGACGAGATCGCCTATGTGCGGGACATGGCGATCCATCGCGATCCCCAGGCCATCGTGATCAACAAGCCGCCGGGGCTCGCGACGCAGGGCGGCACCAAGACCAACGTCCATCTCGACGGCCTGCTGCATGGATTGGTCGAGGAGGACGAGGCGCGGCCCAAGCTCGTCCACCGGCTCGACAAGGATACGTCGGGCGTGCTGCTCGTCGCGCGGACGGCGCGTGCCGCCGCTTTCTTTTCCAAGGCCTTTTCGGGGCGAACGGCGCGGAAAATCTATTGGGCTTTGGTCGTCGGCGTGCCGGAAATCCGCGACGGCTTCATCGACCTGCCCATCGCCAAGCAGCCCGGCACGGGCGGCGAGAAGATGCATGTCGACGAAGAGGAAGGGCTGCCGTCGCGGACGCGCTACCGCGTGATCGAACGGGCGGGCAACCGCGCGGCATGGGTGGAATTGCAGCCCTTGACCGGCCGCACCCATCAGCTCCGCGTCCACATGGCGGCGATCGGCCATCCGATCGTCGGCGACGGCAAATATGGCGGGCAGGACGCATTCCTGACCGGCGCGATCAGCCGCAAATTGCATCTTCACGCGCGGCGGCTGCGCATCGACCATCCGGACGGCGGCAAGATCGACGTCACCGCCAGCCTGCCCGATCATTTCGACGAGAGCTTGCAGGCCCTGGGCTTCGATATTGCCGACGGCGACCTGCCGCTGGACGAAGTGCCGTTCGGGCAGACGGCGGAAGGGCGCGAAAAGAAGGCGCGGGCCGAGGCCAAGGCGCGCCGCAAGTCGCGCAAGGGGGAAAGGCGATCCCGGGGGAGGGGATAA
- a CDS encoding HAD-IA family hydrolase, protein MNRLAIFDCDGTLVDSQANICLAMEECFARAKLDPPARERTRRVVGLSLVEAMRAMLPEAEADFHLALAEDYKIVFQGLRGRGLVHEPLYDGITELIAALDEAGWLLGVATGKSDRGLRLCLEHHGLHARFVTLQTADRHPSKPHPSMIEAALAEAGAAPESAMMIGDTSFDIMMARAASVRGVGVTWGYHDRETLKEAGADHIVGEPAAIAAIARSFS, encoded by the coding sequence TTGAACCGTCTCGCCATCTTCGATTGCGATGGAACGTTGGTCGACAGCCAGGCCAATATCTGCCTGGCGATGGAAGAATGTTTCGCGCGGGCGAAGCTAGACCCTCCGGCACGGGAGCGGACGCGGCGGGTGGTCGGTCTGAGCCTCGTCGAGGCGATGCGGGCCATGCTTCCCGAAGCGGAGGCCGATTTTCATCTTGCCCTCGCCGAAGATTATAAGATCGTCTTTCAGGGACTGCGTGGGCGGGGGCTGGTGCACGAGCCGCTCTATGACGGCATCACCGAACTGATCGCAGCGCTGGACGAAGCGGGCTGGCTGCTTGGCGTCGCGACCGGAAAGTCGGACCGGGGCCTGCGCCTTTGCCTCGAGCATCATGGCCTCCATGCCCGCTTCGTCACCTTGCAGACCGCCGACCGTCACCCGTCCAAGCCCCATCCCTCAATGATCGAAGCGGCGCTGGCCGAGGCGGGCGCGGCGCCGGAAAGCGCGATGATGATCGGCGACACGAGCTTCGACATCATGATGGCGCGGGCGGCGTCGGTGCGCGGCGTCGGCGTGACATGGGGCTATCATGATCGCGAGACGTTGAAAGAGGCGGGCGCCGATCACATTGTCGGGGAACCGGCCGCCATCGCCGCCATCGCCAGGAGCTTTTCATGA